One Sodalinema gerasimenkoae IPPAS B-353 DNA segment encodes these proteins:
- a CDS encoding PhnD/SsuA/transferrin family substrate-binding protein translates to MTTTLEFTRRRLAPVTAALSLLLGACQAPNDGSSAEMTGAGGACPATLRFADTGTEGLEELQRDFAAFKAVLEEVLEVDVEFFAVSDRTVAAAAVSSGQVDIILAGPSEYLAIRGNAGLEPILAIDRPGYNANIVVLKDSDIQSPEDLRGKRIALKDAGSTSGHIGPLALLQELGLDPNQDVDAQLLGGARIEAFAAGDVDAFGAGASDIRRLNERYGEDFYRVLVEGPELPRDVIGTAPHIPESCNDEIEARLLANQREVLDALLDSSPKYGESSLHPNDDANYDGMRAAHEAAGIPFD, encoded by the coding sequence ATGACAACCACCCTTGAGTTTACCCGGCGACGACTTGCACCGGTAACAGCCGCGTTGAGTCTGTTGCTGGGGGCGTGCCAAGCTCCCAATGATGGCAGTAGTGCTGAGATGACTGGAGCGGGGGGAGCTTGCCCAGCCACTCTACGGTTCGCAGATACGGGAACCGAGGGATTAGAGGAACTCCAACGGGATTTTGCTGCCTTTAAGGCTGTCCTGGAAGAGGTCTTAGAGGTCGATGTAGAGTTTTTTGCGGTGAGCGATCGCACCGTGGCCGCCGCCGCCGTCTCATCAGGCCAAGTGGACATCATCCTCGCCGGGCCCTCGGAATATCTAGCCATTCGTGGCAACGCGGGGTTAGAGCCGATTTTGGCGATTGACAGACCCGGCTACAACGCCAACATTGTTGTTCTTAAAGACAGTGACATCCAATCCCCAGAAGACCTCAGAGGCAAACGCATTGCCCTCAAAGATGCTGGTTCGACCAGTGGTCATATTGGGCCGCTGGCCTTATTGCAGGAACTGGGATTAGACCCCAACCAAGATGTAGATGCCCAACTTCTAGGGGGAGCCAGAATCGAAGCCTTCGCCGCTGGAGATGTCGATGCCTTCGGTGCTGGGGCCAGTGATATTCGCCGCCTCAACGAACGCTATGGCGAGGATTTCTATCGCGTTCTCGTCGAGGGGCCCGAACTTCCCCGAGATGTGATTGGAACCGCACCTCATATTCCCGAATCCTGCAACGACGAAATCGAAGCACGACTCCTGGCTAACCAACGAGAGGTGTTAGACGCTTTGCTCGACTCGAGTCCCAAATATGGTGAATCGAGCCTCCATCCTAATGATGATGCCAACTATGACGGGATGCGAGCGGCCCATGAAGCCGCCGGGATTCCCTTTGACTAA
- a CDS encoding DMT family transporter — protein MMSEWIITYRGEVAALLSALLWAIAAVLYQQVGDRIPPLQLTLLKGAIAIALILLTLLLRGTGLPEMPRRSLLLLAASGGLGISVGDTAFFYALNRLGSRRTLLLQTLSPAMTALIAAVVLAELLTPRSGIGMMLILLGVASVIQERVNPSAAPAKAQVPWQGLAWALLAAAAQAGGAVLSRAALAETDVSPLVAALIRLVAGLVFLPLWMAAMPRSITFTWTPIVSGRTWAMIGVAAFLGTYLAIWLQQTSLKFALAGVSQTLSAMSPIFVLPLAAWTGDRLTLRASLGAVVAVSGVALLFS, from the coding sequence ATGATGAGTGAGTGGATAATCACCTATCGCGGCGAAGTAGCGGCGCTGCTGTCGGCACTTCTGTGGGCGATCGCGGCGGTATTGTATCAACAGGTGGGCGATCGCATCCCACCCCTACAACTAACCTTACTCAAGGGGGCGATCGCCATTGCCCTGATTCTGCTCACCCTACTGCTGCGAGGAACCGGCCTGCCTGAAATGCCGAGGCGATCGCTACTCCTCCTAGCTGCCAGTGGTGGCCTGGGCATTAGTGTAGGAGATACCGCCTTCTTCTACGCCCTTAACCGTCTCGGTTCCCGGCGTACACTCCTGTTACAAACCCTCTCTCCCGCCATGACGGCCTTAATCGCGGCGGTGGTTCTGGCAGAACTCCTCACCCCTCGTTCAGGCATTGGCATGATGCTGATTCTCTTGGGGGTGGCCTCGGTGATTCAGGAGCGCGTCAACCCTAGCGCCGCCCCTGCCAAGGCTCAAGTTCCCTGGCAGGGGCTGGCCTGGGCGTTGCTAGCGGCGGCGGCCCAAGCAGGCGGGGCGGTTCTCTCACGGGCTGCCTTAGCCGAAACCGATGTGAGTCCCCTGGTGGCGGCCTTAATTCGCCTGGTGGCAGGATTGGTCTTTTTGCCCCTCTGGATGGCCGCCATGCCCCGTTCAATAACGTTCACTTGGACGCCCATCGTCTCCGGCCGCACCTGGGCCATGATTGGGGTGGCAGCGTTTCTGGGAACCTATTTAGCCATTTGGCTGCAACAAACCTCTCTCAAGTTTGCCCTGGCGGGGGTCTCCCAAACCCTCAGTGCCATGAGTCCGATTTTTGTGTTACCGTTGGCGGCCTGGACGGGCGATCGGCTTACCCTCAGGGCTAGTCTGGGGGCAGTGGTGGCTGTGTCGGGGGTGGCGTTGTTGTTTTCGTAA
- a CDS encoding ABC transporter ATP-binding protein, which produces MLHLTNLSYHPPASPTEILKSLNLELSPQTLGLIVGPSGSGKTTLLEILAGLAEPTSGQVMWRDRELLPEQLRQLVGLVFQFPERHFCGGTILEELRLGHPEIGSEQVKQALEAVGLSHLSLYGAPHDLSGGQQRRLALAVQLIRQPQVLLLDEPTAGLDWSMRRQLANLLKQLKQDWSLLVVTHDAGELLEIADSCWTIHEGTVTPVDATSGEQTPSVTLS; this is translated from the coding sequence ATGCTACATCTGACGAATCTCAGCTATCATCCCCCGGCCAGTCCCACGGAAATTCTCAAATCCCTGAATTTAGAGTTATCGCCTCAGACATTGGGGTTGATTGTCGGGCCGAGTGGTTCCGGGAAAACCACCCTGTTGGAGATTTTAGCGGGGTTAGCCGAACCCACCTCAGGACAGGTGATGTGGCGCGATCGCGAACTCCTCCCGGAACAATTACGCCAACTGGTGGGATTGGTGTTTCAGTTTCCCGAACGGCATTTTTGCGGCGGCACTATCCTTGAAGAATTGCGCCTCGGTCATCCTGAAATTGGCTCAGAACAGGTTAAACAGGCCCTCGAAGCTGTCGGGTTAAGTCATTTATCTCTGTATGGTGCGCCCCATGATCTCAGTGGTGGCCAGCAGCGACGGTTGGCGTTAGCGGTGCAGTTGATTCGTCAACCACAAGTGTTGCTATTGGACGAACCTACAGCGGGGTTAGATTGGTCGATGCGTCGTCAACTGGCCAATTTACTGAAGCAACTGAAGCAAGATTGGAGTTTGCTGGTAGTGACTCACGACGCGGGGGAACTGTTGGAAATTGCCGATTCCTGTTGGACGATTCACGAAGGAACGGTGACCCCAGTCGATGCCACCTCAGGGGAACAAACCCCCTCCGTCACATTAAGTTAA
- a CDS encoding glycosyl transferase — protein sequence MSRPVLYFAVTNHGFGHAVRAASVAATIQRLNPEILIAMVTTAPRWLLDSYIPGDYLYRPRALDVGVIQADSLTMDQATTLEKLRDIQKRQNEIIAGEVNFIKLNRAGLVLADIPPLAVKIAHYAGVPGWMMSNFGWDFIYRPWGGEFVEIADWIGECFGECDRLFRLPLHEPMSAFSNISDVGLTGGTPKYREAHLRETFSLTAPREKTILLTFGGLGLQALPYHRLREFPDWQFLTFDRNAPDLPNLRKILDTAYRPVDVMPLCDRVVSKPGYSTFAEALRLDVPLVSVTREGFAEAQILLDGIQEWGQHQIIPHDEFFTGDWQFLREAPQPSKQASTLPKDGNEAIAQAVIDFFA from the coding sequence ATGTCCCGCCCTGTTCTCTACTTCGCCGTCACCAATCATGGCTTTGGCCATGCCGTTCGCGCCGCCTCCGTGGCTGCCACCATCCAACGTCTCAACCCCGAGATTCTCATCGCCATGGTGACAACCGCCCCCCGCTGGCTTCTCGACTCCTACATTCCAGGAGACTATCTCTATCGCCCTCGGGCCCTGGATGTGGGGGTGATTCAAGCCGATAGCCTCACGATGGACCAAGCTACCACCCTAGAGAAGCTGCGGGATATCCAAAAACGGCAAAACGAGATTATTGCCGGGGAAGTGAACTTTATTAAGCTGAATCGGGCCGGATTGGTTCTGGCAGATATTCCTCCCCTCGCCGTCAAAATCGCTCACTATGCCGGAGTTCCGGGCTGGATGATGAGTAACTTTGGCTGGGATTTTATTTATCGCCCCTGGGGTGGGGAGTTTGTCGAGATTGCTGATTGGATTGGGGAGTGTTTTGGGGAATGCGATCGCCTATTTCGTCTGCCTCTCCATGAACCCATGTCAGCATTTAGCAACATCAGCGATGTGGGCTTAACGGGGGGAACCCCGAAATACAGGGAAGCGCACCTCCGAGAGACTTTTTCCCTAACAGCCCCCCGTGAGAAAACCATTCTCCTCACCTTCGGCGGTTTAGGCTTACAGGCCTTGCCCTATCACCGTCTGCGGGAGTTTCCTGATTGGCAATTTCTCACCTTCGATCGCAATGCCCCAGATTTGCCCAATTTACGGAAAATCCTCGACACTGCCTATCGTCCGGTGGATGTGATGCCTCTGTGCGATCGCGTCGTCTCCAAACCTGGCTATAGTACCTTCGCCGAAGCCCTGCGCCTGGATGTTCCCCTAGTGTCAGTGACACGGGAAGGCTTTGCTGAAGCCCAAATCCTCCTCGATGGGATTCAGGAGTGGGGGCAGCATCAAATTATCCCCCATGACGAGTTCTTCACCGGCGATTGGCAGTTTCTGCGAGAGGCCCCCCAGCCCTCCAAACAGGCCAGCACACTGCCGAAAGATGGCAACGAGGCGATCGCCCAAGCGGTAATTGACTTTTTTGCTTAA
- the phnE gene encoding phosphonate ABC transporter, permease protein PhnE — protein MTSPTSTPTSLQAKLPPRFQRPPLVWWIGGLILLGLFIHGIYISQLTPERLFSGLGRLGDFLMQAFPPDVSRAQNFFWAILVTFEMALVGTVVGVILSLPVALLASDNTTPNPKVRLVTRSLVAAVRTIPDLVWALVFVVAIGLGPAAGILTIAVDILGFCGRFFSERIEELEPGPVEALTATGASRLGVILGAVFPCAFPSFVATSLYGVEKSIRSAVVLGLVGAGGIGVELSTSMRLFRYDQALTIIIMIWLVVTASEQVSSNIRRRVM, from the coding sequence GTGACCTCTCCAACCTCAACTCCAACCTCCTTACAGGCAAAACTTCCCCCTCGCTTCCAACGTCCTCCCCTAGTTTGGTGGATTGGTGGTTTAATCCTGCTGGGCTTATTTATCCATGGCATCTACATCTCTCAACTGACCCCAGAACGCCTGTTTAGCGGTTTAGGTCGCCTCGGAGACTTCCTGATGCAAGCGTTTCCCCCGGATGTCTCGCGGGCCCAAAATTTCTTCTGGGCGATTCTGGTCACCTTTGAGATGGCTTTAGTGGGAACCGTTGTTGGGGTGATTTTGAGTCTCCCTGTGGCCCTGTTGGCCTCCGACAACACCACCCCCAACCCCAAAGTGCGGCTGGTCACTCGGAGTTTGGTAGCGGCAGTGCGGACGATTCCCGATCTCGTCTGGGCCTTAGTGTTCGTGGTGGCGATCGGCTTAGGTCCGGCGGCGGGGATTCTCACCATTGCCGTCGATATTCTCGGCTTCTGTGGGCGATTCTTCTCGGAACGCATCGAGGAACTCGAACCAGGGCCCGTGGAAGCCCTCACCGCCACCGGGGCCTCGCGACTTGGGGTCATTTTGGGGGCTGTGTTTCCCTGTGCCTTTCCCTCCTTTGTTGCCACCAGTCTCTATGGAGTAGAGAAATCCATTCGTTCAGCGGTGGTGTTAGGGTTAGTCGGTGCCGGCGGAATTGGTGTGGAACTGAGTACCTCCATGCGACTGTTCCGCTATGACCAAGCCTTGACCATTATCATCATGATTTGGCTGGTGGTGACGGCTTCAGAACAGGTCTCTAGTAACATCCGCCGTCGAGTGATGTAG
- a CDS encoding class I SAM-dependent methyltransferase: MSQLSEQVRQQFDFRPYPQIPIEQEVTEESSLLFSHEWQTPHYLQTGRVPEPKTARILDAGCGTGYGTLALATANPGAEVLGVDFSAASLEKARSRLDYHGHHQVELHCLDLMQLHELGIQFDYINCDDTLYLFDDPIAALGQLQEVLKPGGILRVNVHSALQREAVYRGQTLFHRWGLLEENPETPAVETLQGVMGQLKGWVNLKQQTWKPEFAREEATADILMNYLFQGDRGYTIPKVFEILEQAGLQFLRMVNWQQWDLLALFNQPQSLPPSILEQLRGMSVQQQLEWFELLHPVHRLLDFWCVNTHHPPADSVANWDAVTWANQWSQVQVWLHPQLCHDGFRDACLQSWHSQKPLLLNAYFDPGLNGVVTLDSRGAISLFPLIKTSPQPLLNLIRRSIDLFPRHPETLEPVQPELVLAQVKTLLVHLHHHGCVFLEHQPNEGRQR; the protein is encoded by the coding sequence ATGTCCCAGTTATCGGAGCAGGTTCGTCAACAGTTTGACTTTCGTCCCTATCCTCAGATTCCTATTGAGCAAGAGGTGACAGAGGAGTCGAGCCTGCTCTTTTCCCATGAATGGCAGACCCCTCATTACCTGCAAACCGGGCGCGTTCCTGAACCGAAAACTGCCCGAATTTTGGATGCTGGTTGTGGCACAGGCTATGGAACCTTAGCCCTGGCGACGGCGAATCCAGGGGCCGAGGTGCTAGGGGTGGATTTTTCGGCGGCATCTCTGGAGAAGGCGCGATCGCGGTTAGACTATCACGGCCATCATCAAGTCGAGTTGCACTGTTTGGATTTGATGCAGTTGCACGAGTTAGGCATTCAGTTTGACTACATCAACTGTGATGACACTCTCTATCTGTTTGACGATCCCATTGCTGCCTTGGGGCAATTGCAAGAGGTTCTTAAGCCAGGGGGCATTTTACGAGTCAATGTCCACAGCGCCTTGCAACGAGAGGCCGTCTATCGAGGCCAGACTCTCTTTCACCGTTGGGGACTGCTAGAGGAGAATCCAGAAACCCCAGCCGTGGAGACCCTACAGGGGGTGATGGGGCAATTAAAGGGATGGGTAAATCTCAAACAACAGACCTGGAAGCCGGAGTTTGCCCGAGAGGAGGCGACGGCGGATATTTTGATGAATTATCTCTTTCAGGGCGATCGCGGCTACACCATCCCCAAAGTGTTTGAGATATTAGAGCAAGCTGGACTTCAGTTTCTGCGCATGGTCAATTGGCAACAATGGGATCTCTTGGCTCTCTTTAACCAGCCTCAATCTCTACCGCCAAGTATCCTAGAACAGTTGCGAGGGATGTCGGTACAGCAACAGCTAGAGTGGTTTGAGTTGTTGCATCCGGTGCATCGGCTTTTAGATTTTTGGTGTGTTAACACGCATCACCCCCCGGCGGACTCCGTGGCAAACTGGGATGCCGTCACTTGGGCCAACCAGTGGTCACAGGTTCAGGTTTGGCTCCATCCGCAACTGTGCCATGATGGGTTCCGCGATGCCTGTTTGCAGAGTTGGCATAGTCAGAAACCCCTTTTGCTGAATGCTTATTTCGACCCTGGATTAAATGGGGTAGTGACTCTCGACAGTCGAGGCGCGATATCCCTGTTCCCCCTGATTAAGACAAGTCCACAGCCTCTGCTGAACCTCATCCGTCGCTCTATTGACCTCTTCCCCCGCCATCCCGAAACCCTAGAACCGGTGCAACCGGAATTGGTGTTGGCACAAGTCAAGACGCTGTTGGTTCATCTCCATCACCACGGCTGTGTGTTTTTGGAACATCAACCCAACGAAGGTAGACAACGGTAG
- the zds gene encoding 9,9'-di-cis-zeta-carotene desaturase: MRVAIAGAGLAGLTTAVNLADAGHEVEIFESRPFVGGKVGSWVDTDGNHIEMGLHVFFGCYYNLFALMEKVGALDALRLKQHTHTFINDGGRVGELDFRFITGAPFNGLKAFFTTSQLSLQDKLQNSLALGTSPIVRGLVDFEGAMTTIRDLDRISFADWFRSHGGNNGSLKRMWNPIAYALGFIDTENISARCMLTIFQFFAARTEASVLRMLEGSPHTYLHQPILDYLQERGTKIHTRRRVRQIKFTDHDGHTEVDAIVVAQGETEEIIEADAYVFACDVPGIQKILPPEWRKWPEFDNIYKLDTVPVATVQLRFDGWVTELQDAEKRQQLQEAAGLDNLLYTPDADFSCFADLALTSPGDYYKPGEGSLMQLVLTPGDPFIKQSNEQIAHHVLEQVRSLFPSARDLNMTWYSVVKLAQSLYREAPGMDVYRPAQRTPIDNFFLAGSYTQQDYIDSMEGATLSGNQAAQAILEEFARR; encoded by the coding sequence ATGCGAGTTGCGATCGCCGGTGCCGGACTTGCCGGACTCACCACAGCCGTCAACCTAGCCGATGCCGGCCATGAGGTAGAAATCTTTGAATCCCGTCCCTTCGTCGGCGGTAAAGTGGGCAGTTGGGTCGATACCGACGGCAACCATATCGAAATGGGGCTGCACGTCTTCTTCGGCTGCTATTACAACCTCTTCGCCCTCATGGAGAAAGTGGGCGCATTAGATGCCCTACGCCTAAAACAGCATACCCACACCTTCATCAACGACGGCGGACGAGTCGGAGAACTGGACTTTCGGTTTATCACCGGCGCACCCTTCAACGGCCTCAAAGCCTTCTTCACCACCTCGCAACTCTCCCTACAAGACAAGTTGCAAAACTCCCTAGCCCTGGGAACCAGTCCCATCGTGCGGGGTTTAGTCGACTTCGAGGGGGCCATGACCACCATTCGCGACCTCGATCGCATCAGCTTCGCCGACTGGTTTCGCTCCCACGGCGGCAACAACGGCAGCCTCAAGCGGATGTGGAATCCCATCGCCTACGCCCTCGGGTTCATCGACACCGAGAACATCTCCGCTCGTTGTATGTTGACCATCTTCCAATTTTTCGCCGCCCGCACCGAGGCCTCCGTCTTGCGGATGTTGGAAGGCTCCCCCCATACCTATCTCCATCAACCCATCCTCGACTATCTCCAAGAACGGGGGACTAAAATTCATACCCGTCGCCGGGTGCGTCAGATTAAATTTACTGACCATGACGGCCACACTGAAGTTGATGCCATTGTCGTGGCCCAGGGGGAAACGGAGGAGATTATCGAAGCCGATGCCTATGTCTTCGCCTGTGACGTGCCGGGTATCCAAAAAATTCTGCCCCCTGAATGGCGCAAATGGCCCGAGTTTGACAACATCTATAAATTAGACACCGTTCCCGTGGCTACCGTGCAACTGCGGTTTGACGGTTGGGTGACGGAACTGCAAGATGCCGAGAAACGGCAACAATTGCAAGAAGCGGCGGGATTGGATAACCTCCTTTATACCCCCGATGCCGACTTCTCCTGTTTTGCCGATTTAGCCTTAACCAGTCCTGGGGACTATTACAAACCCGGTGAAGGCTCCTTGATGCAGTTAGTTTTAACCCCCGGTGACCCCTTTATTAAACAAAGCAACGAACAGATTGCCCATCATGTTTTAGAACAGGTGAGATCGCTGTTTCCCTCGGCCCGGGACCTCAATATGACCTGGTATAGTGTCGTCAAACTAGCCCAATCCCTCTATCGCGAAGCCCCTGGGATGGATGTCTATCGCCCCGCCCAACGTACCCCCATTGATAATTTCTTCCTCGCCGGCAGTTACACACAGCAGGACTATATCGATAGTATGGAGGGGGCAACCCTATCGGGAAATCAGGCCGCGCAAGCGATTTTAGAGGAGTTTGCCCGCCGGTAA
- a CDS encoding SRPBCC family protein, with product MTDWLEHSVQVEVPVTIEAAWELWSDLEQMPQWMKWIESVSILEHDPDLSRWKLASGAFEFTWLSRIVQLIPKQIIQWESVDGLPNRGAVRFYDRHGSSIVRLTVAYAIPGILGKIMDNLFVGRVVESTIQADMDRFREYAIRRR from the coding sequence ATGACAGATTGGTTAGAACATAGCGTGCAAGTCGAAGTCCCGGTTACCATTGAGGCGGCCTGGGAGTTGTGGTCTGATTTAGAACAAATGCCCCAATGGATGAAATGGATTGAATCCGTCTCGATTTTGGAGCATGACCCAGATTTGTCCCGCTGGAAACTGGCCTCAGGGGCGTTTGAGTTTACCTGGCTATCGCGGATTGTGCAGCTGATTCCCAAACAAATTATTCAATGGGAATCCGTCGATGGCTTACCGAATCGGGGGGCCGTGCGCTTTTACGATCGCCATGGTTCGAGTATTGTCCGCCTGACAGTGGCCTATGCGATCCCGGGTATCCTAGGAAAGATTATGGATAACCTGTTTGTGGGGCGGGTGGTAGAATCGACGATTCAGGCGGATATGGATCGCTTTCGGGAGTACGCTATCCGTCGCCGGTAA
- a CDS encoding dual specificity protein phosphatase family protein — protein sequence MSHPQFAELIEIQPPLGDRLRRFMLERFGATLRLRSPLPPEQLMVQMWTNIPSKYNSEGDWYAIDLPYHVTLDGVHHFEGAFFPTSQGEYYYTYRIGDRQQPDVWQWLGYPHNDGFLSVQEPSDLMPWAQGPSCLRIISNLYIGNYIAASQADKLGVDAVLNMAEELALSYPPQAKITYQKLGTPDGAENTISDEILVKAVNWLDEQRAAGRHKIMVNCRAGIGRSGSVMVAYCFAKHPTWTYVETVEYVWSRKPNIYPHRHLQQSLERLFPRQ from the coding sequence ATGTCTCATCCCCAGTTTGCCGAACTCATCGAAATTCAGCCCCCCCTAGGCGATCGCCTACGACGCTTTATGCTAGAACGCTTTGGCGCCACCCTGAGACTCCGTAGTCCACTGCCCCCAGAACAGTTGATGGTGCAAATGTGGACCAATATCCCCAGTAAGTACAACAGCGAGGGAGACTGGTACGCCATTGACTTGCCCTATCATGTCACCCTAGATGGGGTTCACCATTTTGAGGGAGCGTTTTTCCCCACCAGTCAGGGAGAGTATTACTATACCTATCGCATCGGCGATCGCCAGCAACCGGATGTTTGGCAATGGCTGGGTTATCCTCACAATGACGGTTTCCTCAGTGTTCAGGAACCCTCGGACTTAATGCCCTGGGCCCAGGGACCGAGTTGTCTTCGCATTATTAGTAATCTCTATATTGGCAACTATATTGCTGCGTCTCAAGCGGATAAGTTGGGAGTCGATGCTGTTCTGAATATGGCAGAGGAATTAGCACTTTCCTATCCCCCTCAAGCGAAAATTACCTATCAAAAATTAGGGACACCGGATGGGGCAGAAAACACTATTTCTGATGAGATATTGGTGAAAGCCGTTAATTGGCTCGATGAACAACGGGCGGCAGGAAGGCATAAAATCATGGTCAATTGTCGCGCAGGGATTGGGCGCAGTGGTTCGGTGATGGTGGCCTATTGTTTTGCGAAGCATCCCACTTGGACTTACGTGGAAACCGTGGAATATGTCTGGAGTCGCAAGCCCAACATCTATCCGCACCGCCATTTACAACAGAGTTTAGAGCGGCTATTTCCGCGCCAATAA
- the phnC gene encoding phosphonate ABC transporter ATP-binding protein — translation MIPLSIHDVSRVFPDGTRALDGVSFTINPGEGTILLGSNGSGKTTLLRCINGLEAPTSGQIYVDNIDVVAAKQRRAHHTLRRVRRQVGMVFQKFHLIGNLGVLQNVLFGGLGRTNNPFNVFSVAASRQERLRAMACLERVGLADLAKRRADSLSGGQQQRVAIARMLMQDPQVVLADEPIASLDPKSGREVMDLLWEIVRERNLTVVCALHQLEIAKEYGDRLVGLRHGTLVMDSPTAEMNSERLHRLYEDINLPKQPVQDKISLS, via the coding sequence GTGATTCCTCTTTCAATTCATGACGTCTCTCGGGTGTTCCCTGATGGAACTCGCGCCCTTGATGGGGTGAGTTTCACCATTAACCCCGGAGAAGGAACCATCCTCTTGGGGTCGAATGGTTCCGGGAAAACCACCCTCTTACGCTGTATCAACGGCTTGGAAGCCCCAACCTCGGGCCAAATCTATGTCGATAATATCGACGTGGTTGCAGCCAAACAACGGCGGGCCCATCACACCCTCAGACGGGTTCGTCGACAGGTGGGGATGGTCTTTCAGAAGTTCCATCTCATTGGCAATCTGGGGGTATTGCAAAATGTTTTGTTTGGTGGTCTTGGGCGAACCAATAATCCTTTCAACGTCTTTTCTGTTGCCGCATCCCGTCAGGAGCGATTGCGGGCCATGGCTTGTTTAGAGCGCGTCGGCTTAGCAGATTTAGCCAAACGGCGGGCGGATAGTCTGTCCGGGGGACAACAGCAACGGGTGGCGATCGCCCGGATGTTAATGCAAGACCCACAAGTGGTTCTCGCGGACGAACCCATCGCCAGTCTTGACCCCAAATCGGGACGCGAGGTAATGGACTTACTCTGGGAAATTGTCCGAGAACGCAATCTGACGGTTGTCTGTGCCTTGCACCAACTAGAAATCGCCAAAGAATACGGCGATCGCCTGGTGGGCCTGCGTCACGGCACTCTCGTGATGGACAGTCCCACTGCCGAGATGAATTCCGAGCGACTCCATCGACTGTATGAAGATATCAATCTTCCCAAACAACCGGTTCAAGACAAAATTAGCCTATCGTGA